From Heteronotia binoei isolate CCM8104 ecotype False Entrance Well chromosome 12, APGP_CSIRO_Hbin_v1, whole genome shotgun sequence, the proteins below share one genomic window:
- the POLE3 gene encoding DNA polymerase epsilon subunit 3 yields MAERPEDLNLPNAVITRIIKEALPDGVNISKEARSAISRAASVFVLYATSCANNFAMKGKRKTLNASDVLSAMEEMEFQRFVAPLKESLEAYRRDQKGKKGAVELKKKDKDKKEDSEDPDKNREDENEEEDERMEEEEQNEEEEVDN; encoded by the exons ATGGCTGAACGGCCTGAAGACCTGAACTTGCCCAATGCAGTCATAACCCGCATCATCAAGGAAGCG ctTCCCGATGGAGTAAACATATCCAAAGAAGCCAGGAGTGCTATCTCCCGAGCTGCCAGTGTGTTTGTGCTGTATGCCACATCTTG TGCCAATAACTTTGCAATGAAGGGGAAGAGGAAAACTCTGAATGCCTCAGATGTCCTCTCAGCTATGGAAGAAATGGAGTTCCAGCGATTTGTTGCCCCTCTGAAGGAATCTTTGGAAG CTTACAGGCGTGATCAAAAAGGCAAAAAAGGAGCAGTGGagttaaaaaagaaagacaaagataAGAAGGAAGATTCTGAGGATCCAGATAAAAACCGGGAGGATGAGAATGAAGAGGAGGACGAAAGAATGGAAGAGGAGGAACAAAATGAAGAGGAGGAAGTAGATAACTGA
- the C12H9orf43 gene encoding uncharacterized protein C9orf43 homolog isoform X2: MVTTDISQWDETICNMVACQHPPCWEAMRRIEKGHPRIILKKLNSLETPFTETEDELPTLKIFNLPLNYSYRRRIKQAKSSTSIISINDSNYSTSPTMIEAFVPPISELSFERNHFPGLNSRVESHSPHYTPISFTSLRQVEKLQVTDLSDLAASKLGYQPAYGNLIVRWIPDIRHKLLQSKRPSTRIRTPTQRMCVKDLALESLLSFKNSNETHCPNLQKSKKSNKVPTGGQPYLLHLRRNLKIPANKPSPTDKERKAVARPPGKRKFFPQHLQLSPLADVQKKNAVHLENKKRVFSGSKEFPLIVQKVPVKERGLGRIQSQLQVPLQGSGIPKHLISSLAQQVNRTTFTFQTSVASDQRSEGGRLLCQTCQLQESSAEKAQLPECSPQTSQVAINRRKASSKFVEYKSNRASLFMVGYDNSVHQMSKSESMYKQYCKQIAIRKEAALLQGDPSTDSSELWLREAAKKSVENLQSPNPPPPPPSPLISECSDNPLQDLT; the protein is encoded by the exons ATGGTGACTACAGACATCAGCCAGTGGGATGAAACCATTTGCAATATGGTTGCTTGCCAACACCCGCCATGCTGGGAAGCGATGCGGAGGATTGAAAAGGGGCACCCACGGATCATTCTAAAAAAACTTAACTCACTTGAGACCCCTTTTACAGAaacagaag ATGAACTGCCAACACTGAAAATTTTCAACCTCCCACTCAATTATTCTTATAGAAGAAGGATCAAGCAAGCTAAAAGTTCCACCTCCATCATCAGCATCAATGATAGTAACTATTCTACAAGTCCAACGATGATTGAGGCGTTTGTCCCCCCTATATCTGAACTAAG TTTTGAAAGAAATCACTTCCCAGGGCTGAATTCTAGGGTGGAATCTCACAGTCCCCACTACACACCAATAAGTTTCACCTCTTTAAGACAAGTTGAAAAA TTACAGGTGACAGATCTCAGTGATCTTGCTGCATCCAAACTGGGTTACCAGCCTGCCTATGGGAACTTGATCGTGAGGTGGATCCCAGATATACGGCATAAATTATTGCAGAGCAAAAGACCATCCACGAGAAT ACGGACTCCTACACAACGGATGTGTGTGAAAGACCTTGCTTTGGAAAGCCTCCTGTCTTTTAAGAACAGCAATGAGACT CATTGCCCTAATCTTCAGAAAAGCAAAAAGTCAAATAAAGTCCCAACAGGAGGCCAGCCTTACCTCTTGCACCTAAGAAGGAACCTAAAGATTCCTGCCAATAAACCAAG TCCTACAGACAAAGAAAGGAAAGCTGTGGCAAGGCCTCCTGGAAAGAGGAAGTTCTTCCCACAGCACCTGCAGCTTTCTCCTTTAGCAGACGTGCAGAAGAAGAATGCTGTCCATCTGGAGAACAAGAAAAGAGTGTTTTCAGGCAGCAAAGAATTCCCACTTATTGTGCAGAAG GTTCCTGTGAAAGAAAGAGGCCTAGGAAGAATCCAAAGCCAACTCCAGGTTCCTTTACAAG GCTCTGGGATTCCAAAGCACCTTATATCATCCCTAGCACAGCAGGTGAACAGGACTACTTTCACTTTCCAGACTTCAGTGGCCTCTGATCAAAGGAGTGAAGGAGGAAGGTTACTTTGCCAAACCTGTCAGCTCCAGGAATCA TCAGCAGAGAAGGCACAGCTGCCAGAGTGTAGCCCTCAGACATCACAAGTGGCCATTAATAGAAGGAAGGCTTCTTCGAAGTTTGTGGAGTACAAAAGCAACAGAGCAAGTCTGTTCATGGTGG GTTATGACAACAGTGTTCACCAAATGTCAAAGAGTGAGTCCATGTACAAGCAGTACTGCAAGCAGATCGCAATCCGAAAAGAGGCTGCACTACTTCAGGGTGATCCCTCAACTGACAGCAGTGAGCTGTGGCTCAGGGAAGCAGCTAAGAAATCTGTGGAGAATCTCCAGTCCCCtaaccctcctccccctcccccctctcccctcatCTCTGAGTGCAGCGACAACCCTTTACAAGATCTTACTTAA
- the C12H9orf43 gene encoding uncharacterized protein C9orf43 homolog isoform X1 gives MVTTDISQWDETICNMVACQHPPCWEAMRRIEKGHPRIILKKLNSLETPFTETEDELPTLKIFNLPLNYSYRRRIKQAKSSTSIISINDSNYSTSPTMIEAFVPPISELSFERNHFPGLNSRVESHSPHYTPISFTSLRQVEKLQVTDLSDLAASKLGYQPAYGNLIVRWIPDIRHKLLQSKRPSTRIRTPTQRMCVKDLALESLLSFKNSNETHCPNLQKSKKSNKVPTGGQPYLLHLRRNLKIPANKPSSPTDKERKAVARPPGKRKFFPQHLQLSPLADVQKKNAVHLENKKRVFSGSKEFPLIVQKVPVKERGLGRIQSQLQVPLQGSGIPKHLISSLAQQVNRTTFTFQTSVASDQRSEGGRLLCQTCQLQESSAEKAQLPECSPQTSQVAINRRKASSKFVEYKSNRASLFMVGYDNSVHQMSKSESMYKQYCKQIAIRKEAALLQGDPSTDSSELWLREAAKKSVENLQSPNPPPPPPSPLISECSDNPLQDLT, from the exons ATGGTGACTACAGACATCAGCCAGTGGGATGAAACCATTTGCAATATGGTTGCTTGCCAACACCCGCCATGCTGGGAAGCGATGCGGAGGATTGAAAAGGGGCACCCACGGATCATTCTAAAAAAACTTAACTCACTTGAGACCCCTTTTACAGAaacagaag ATGAACTGCCAACACTGAAAATTTTCAACCTCCCACTCAATTATTCTTATAGAAGAAGGATCAAGCAAGCTAAAAGTTCCACCTCCATCATCAGCATCAATGATAGTAACTATTCTACAAGTCCAACGATGATTGAGGCGTTTGTCCCCCCTATATCTGAACTAAG TTTTGAAAGAAATCACTTCCCAGGGCTGAATTCTAGGGTGGAATCTCACAGTCCCCACTACACACCAATAAGTTTCACCTCTTTAAGACAAGTTGAAAAA TTACAGGTGACAGATCTCAGTGATCTTGCTGCATCCAAACTGGGTTACCAGCCTGCCTATGGGAACTTGATCGTGAGGTGGATCCCAGATATACGGCATAAATTATTGCAGAGCAAAAGACCATCCACGAGAAT ACGGACTCCTACACAACGGATGTGTGTGAAAGACCTTGCTTTGGAAAGCCTCCTGTCTTTTAAGAACAGCAATGAGACT CATTGCCCTAATCTTCAGAAAAGCAAAAAGTCAAATAAAGTCCCAACAGGAGGCCAGCCTTACCTCTTGCACCTAAGAAGGAACCTAAAGATTCCTGCCAATAAACCAAG TAGTCCTACAGACAAAGAAAGGAAAGCTGTGGCAAGGCCTCCTGGAAAGAGGAAGTTCTTCCCACAGCACCTGCAGCTTTCTCCTTTAGCAGACGTGCAGAAGAAGAATGCTGTCCATCTGGAGAACAAGAAAAGAGTGTTTTCAGGCAGCAAAGAATTCCCACTTATTGTGCAGAAG GTTCCTGTGAAAGAAAGAGGCCTAGGAAGAATCCAAAGCCAACTCCAGGTTCCTTTACAAG GCTCTGGGATTCCAAAGCACCTTATATCATCCCTAGCACAGCAGGTGAACAGGACTACTTTCACTTTCCAGACTTCAGTGGCCTCTGATCAAAGGAGTGAAGGAGGAAGGTTACTTTGCCAAACCTGTCAGCTCCAGGAATCA TCAGCAGAGAAGGCACAGCTGCCAGAGTGTAGCCCTCAGACATCACAAGTGGCCATTAATAGAAGGAAGGCTTCTTCGAAGTTTGTGGAGTACAAAAGCAACAGAGCAAGTCTGTTCATGGTGG GTTATGACAACAGTGTTCACCAAATGTCAAAGAGTGAGTCCATGTACAAGCAGTACTGCAAGCAGATCGCAATCCGAAAAGAGGCTGCACTACTTCAGGGTGATCCCTCAACTGACAGCAGTGAGCTGTGGCTCAGGGAAGCAGCTAAGAAATCTGTGGAGAATCTCCAGTCCCCtaaccctcctccccctcccccctctcccctcatCTCTGAGTGCAGCGACAACCCTTTACAAGATCTTACTTAA